The Caulobacter sp. FWC26 genome contains a region encoding:
- a CDS encoding GIN domain-containing protein, with product MRALTTLAVLAIATTAAGAAAAAPSVKIKDAVARVVIIPENRADVKVEFLTTNASLPLSVRQEGEQVVIDGDLRMSRINGCNSRGGKVFVKVRGVGDVSYDNLPEVAVRTPMNVKVQAGGAVFGSIGRSDSIELGNAGCGDWTIANTKGKLEISQAGSGGAKAGTAAYAEISIAGSGDVSSQAIAGDLEANIAGSGDVWVASIGGKLEGNIAGSGDITVAGGRSRSVEVSVMGSGDVTFNGEAGEVELSVMGSGDVKIAKVTGPVKKHVAGSGDVIIGQ from the coding sequence ATGCGGGCTCTGACCACTCTGGCCGTTCTGGCCATCGCCACGACCGCCGCCGGCGCTGCTGCGGCCGCGCCTTCCGTCAAGATCAAGGACGCGGTCGCTCGCGTCGTCATCATCCCGGAGAACCGGGCTGACGTGAAGGTCGAGTTCCTGACCACCAACGCGTCCCTACCGCTCTCGGTGCGCCAGGAAGGCGAGCAGGTCGTGATCGATGGCGATCTGCGGATGAGCCGGATCAACGGCTGCAACAGCCGTGGCGGCAAGGTCTTCGTGAAGGTGCGCGGCGTGGGCGATGTGTCCTACGACAATCTCCCGGAAGTCGCGGTGCGCACCCCGATGAACGTCAAGGTCCAGGCGGGGGGCGCGGTGTTTGGCTCCATCGGTCGCTCCGATAGCATCGAACTCGGCAACGCCGGTTGCGGCGATTGGACCATCGCCAACACCAAGGGCAAGCTGGAAATCAGTCAGGCCGGATCGGGTGGCGCCAAGGCCGGGACCGCGGCCTATGCCGAGATCAGCATCGCGGGTTCCGGCGATGTCTCTTCCCAGGCGATCGCTGGCGACCTCGAAGCCAATATCGCGGGCTCGGGCGACGTCTGGGTCGCCAGCATCGGCGGCAAGCTGGAAGGCAATATCGCGGGCTCCGGCGACATCACCGTGGCCGGCGGCCGTAGCCGATCGGTCGAGGTCAGCGTGATGGGCTCGGGCGACGTGACCTTCAACGGTGAAGCGGGCGAGGTCGAGCTGTCCGTGATGGGCTCGGGCGACGTCAAGATCGCCAAGGTCACGGGCCCGGTGAAGAAACATGTAGCGGGCTCGGGCGACGTGATCATCGGCCAATAG
- the rplC gene encoding 50S ribosomal protein L3, with amino-acid sequence MTLPTQRTGVIAKKLGMTRFFDEAGQHVPVTVLSLDGCQVTGVRTVEKDGYTALQLGAGAKKAKNTSKAMRGHFAKAAVEPKRVVAEFRVEENALIEVGAELTADHFVAGQKVDIQGVTVGKGFAGAMKRWNFGGLRATHGVSVSHRSHGSTGNRQDPGRTFPGKKMAGHLGQETVTTLNVTVWKVDVERGLILVKGAVPGHEGSYVKVRDAVKKALPADAPRPGAFRKAGEAAPAAAETPAEEAPAAVTEEGEG; translated from the coding sequence ATGACTCTCCCCACCCAACGCACTGGCGTCATCGCCAAGAAGCTCGGCATGACCCGCTTCTTCGACGAAGCTGGTCAGCACGTGCCGGTCACCGTCCTGTCGCTCGACGGTTGCCAGGTTACGGGCGTTCGCACCGTTGAGAAGGACGGCTACACCGCCCTGCAACTGGGCGCTGGCGCCAAGAAGGCCAAGAACACCTCCAAGGCCATGCGCGGCCACTTCGCGAAGGCGGCCGTTGAGCCGAAGCGCGTCGTCGCTGAATTCCGCGTCGAGGAAAACGCCCTGATCGAAGTCGGCGCCGAACTGACGGCCGACCACTTCGTCGCCGGCCAGAAGGTCGACATCCAAGGCGTGACCGTCGGTAAGGGTTTCGCCGGCGCCATGAAGCGCTGGAACTTCGGCGGTCTGCGCGCCACCCACGGTGTTTCGGTCTCGCACCGTTCGCACGGTTCGACCGGTAACCGCCAGGACCCGGGTCGTACGTTCCCGGGCAAGAAGATGGCCGGTCACCTGGGTCAAGAAACCGTCACCACGCTGAACGTCACCGTCTGGAAGGTCGACGTCGAGCGCGGCCTGATCCTGGTCAAGGGCGCCGTCCCGGGCCACGAAGGCAGCTACGTGAAGGTTCGCGACGCCGTGAAGAAGGCTCTGCCGGCTGACGCTCCGCGTCCGGGCGCCTTCCGCAAGGCTGGCGAAGCTGCTCCGGCCGCTGCTGAGACCCCCGCTGAAGAGGCCCCCGCGGCTGTGACCGAAGAGGGCGAAGGCTAA
- a CDS encoding 50S ribosomal protein L23 — protein MAATARHYDTILSPVITEKTTLLSEQNKVVFKVANDATKDEIAAAVEELFKVKVTKVNTIVTKGKTKRFRGIVGRRNDVKKAIVTLAEGQSIDITTGL, from the coding sequence ATGGCCGCCACCGCTCGCCACTACGACACGATCCTGTCGCCGGTGATCACCGAAAAGACGACCCTGCTCAGCGAGCAGAACAAGGTTGTCTTCAAGGTGGCCAACGACGCGACCAAGGACGAAATCGCCGCCGCCGTCGAAGAGCTGTTCAAGGTCAAGGTGACCAAGGTCAACACCATCGTGACCAAGGGCAAGACCAAGCGCTTCCGCGGTATCGTGGGTCGTCGCAACGACGTCAAAAAAGCGATCGTGACCCTGGCCGAAGGCCAGTCGATCGACATCACGACGGGGCTCTAA
- the rplD gene encoding 50S ribosomal protein L4 codes for MKLDVIKLDGGKAGSVDLDDAIFGIDEIRGDILQRVVTWQLAKRRSGNHKIQVRNEVSRTSKKMYKQKGTGGARHGSRRAAQFVGGAKAHGPVVRSHAFDLPKKIRALALKHALSSKAKSGSLVVLDSAVLTEAKTAALRANFDKIGLKNALVIAGPEVDANFKLAARNIPNVDVLPNAGLNVYDVLRRQTLVLTKDAVEAISARFAEKEAA; via the coding sequence ATGAAACTCGACGTCATCAAACTGGACGGCGGCAAGGCCGGTTCCGTTGATCTCGACGACGCCATCTTCGGCATCGACGAGATCCGCGGCGACATCCTGCAGCGCGTCGTCACCTGGCAGCTGGCCAAGCGCCGCTCGGGTAACCACAAGATTCAAGTTCGTAACGAGGTCTCTCGTACGAGCAAGAAGATGTACAAGCAGAAGGGCACCGGCGGCGCCCGTCACGGCTCGCGCCGTGCGGCCCAGTTCGTCGGCGGCGCCAAGGCCCACGGTCCCGTGGTCCGCAGCCACGCCTTCGATCTGCCCAAGAAGATCCGCGCCCTGGCCCTGAAGCACGCTCTGTCGTCGAAGGCCAAGTCGGGCTCGCTGGTCGTCCTGGACAGCGCCGTTCTGACCGAAGCCAAGACGGCCGCTCTGCGCGCCAACTTCGACAAGATCGGTCTGAAGAACGCCCTGGTCATCGCCGGTCCGGAAGTGGACGCGAACTTCAAGCTCGCCGCCCGCAACATCCCGAACGTGGATGTCCTGCCGAACGCCGGCCTGAACGTCTACGACGTGCTGCGTCGCCAAACCCTCGTCCTGACCAAGGACGCGGTCGAAGCGATCTCGGCCCGTTTCGCTGAGAAGGAAGCCGCCTAA
- the rpsJ gene encoding 30S ribosomal protein S10 produces the protein MDRQNIRIRLKAFDHRVLDHSTREIVNTAKRTGATVRGPIPLPTLIEKFTVNRSPHVDKKSREQFEIRTHKRVLDIVDPTPQTVDALMKLDLSAGVDVEIKL, from the coding sequence ATGGATCGTCAGAACATCCGCATCCGGCTCAAGGCCTTCGATCACCGCGTGTTGGATCATTCCACGCGCGAGATCGTCAATACGGCCAAGCGTACGGGTGCGACGGTGCGGGGCCCCATCCCCCTGCCCACGCTTATCGAGAAATTCACTGTCAACCGTTCGCCGCACGTCGACAAGAAGTCGCGCGAGCAGTTCGAGATCCGTACGCACAAGCGCGTTCTCGACATCGTTGACCCGACTCCGCAGACCGTGGACGCGCTGATGAAGCTCGACCTGTCGGCCGGCGTTGACGTCGAAATCAAGCTGTAA